The nucleotide window CATCTACAAATTCTTTCAAGATAAAAGTCATTGTATCAGCAAAGTTTTGTTTAAATACTGGATTACCTGTGACTTCATAAACTCTTAACTGACATTCAGCGAAGAATACATAATCTTCTAAGTATGGAAGTGATTGTTCACGAGTCGTTGTATGCTTTATCTTCATACCTTCGTTATCTTTAGCAATAAGAAAGTTATTATAAAGACCTTCAAGGGCCGTATTGAATAATTTAGAGGCCCCCTGTCTAATCACATCAATTTGACAGTATTGCATTACATCTACCAACGCAGAGACAATGAGGAAGTTCCAGCTTGCGACACCTTTATTATCAGTTAGCGGCGGTATTCTTTGCTTTCTTTCATTGAGGAGAGCTTTCTTTACTTTTCTAACTGTGTTCCAGCCTTCTTGAGTAAAGAAGTCAGCTCTTTTTTCATAATCAAGAGAGATAACGTTAAGTCCCTTATCGAAGTTTCCTTCTTTAGTAATTCCAAACCACTCCTTAATAGTATCTATTTGATCAAGAAGTGTTTCTTCTTCACTATCGTAATTTTTAATAGCGTCTTCAAATTCTTCAATAGTGAAAGTATGATAAAGACCTTCAACTCCATCACTATCGGCATCCTGGGCAGTTAAAAAGTGAGCTTTCTCACCTAGCATTTCAGATTCTAAGTACTCTAATGTTTGAATCAGACCATCAAAGATCAATGGAGAAGGGTATATGATAGATGCTTTTGATAGAAGTCGAAGAAGACCTGCTTGGTCATAAATCATTTTTTCAAAATGTGGAACTAACCACTTCTCATCAGTTGAATATCTATGGACTCCACCTTTTGTGTGATCATAAACACCACCCATAAGCATACGCTCGAGTGATTTTATAATGTGCTCACCTTGTTCTTTTTGAATCATTCCCTCTAGCATTTGCTCAATTGCCCACTCGTAGAATGCAAACTGAGGAAACTTTGGCGCTTGTCCGTAGCCACCAAACTCACTATCTTCAAATTGTTTTACCGCATCCATAATTGCTGCCGGTGGTGGGTAATGGCCATGAAACTCCACCTTATCTTTAGGGATCAGGCCTTTTTCAATTGTTTCAGTCACGTTTGCGGCATTGGCCTGCACTTGTTCTTGTTCTTCAGTGAAGGCCCTATTGAGTTCTCGTATAAGTTCACCAAAACTTGTCTGCCCATGGTCAGATGATTTTGGAAAATAAGTTCCTGCAAAGAATGGACGCATGTCTGGTAGAAGAAATGCTGAAAGTGGCCATCCTCCAGATTGAGTAAATAGATGACAGGCCTGTTGGTAGTAGCTATCAATATCTGGAAACTCTTCTTTATCTACTTTTATACAAATATAATTTTCATTTAAATAATCAGCACTTTCTTGATCACTAAATGACTCAGCTGCCATCACATGGCACCAATGGCATGTGGAATATCCAACAGATAGAAAGATTGGTTTGTTCTCGTCTTTTGCTCTTTGTATGGCCTCAGGACCGTAGGCAAACCAATGTACTGGATTGTCTTTATGCTGAAGTAGGTAGGCCGATTTTTCGCTCTTTAATCTATTGTAATTTGCATCTTGTGTCATCTGGACTCCAATTTAATTATTCGAGTAAATATTCTAAATGAAGTTTTAATAGGTTACCAATGAAAATTCTGAAAAATTATAGGCCCACCGCATTTGTTCAATTATAAATAAGGTAAATAATGCTACGCCCCCTAGACAGACTTACTTCTAAAACGATACAAGCCATAAAAATATGAAAAACTTAGTATTAAAAGGCCGTTTGGGTCTTTCCAGTATTCCATCTAGTATGTTGAAACTGCTTCAATCCAGTGAAGCACGTGCGGCCGTACGCTATTTTAATACTATTGCTATTTTCATGGTTGTGGGTCTTATCTTTAGTAATGAGTTATCTTCTAGACCAAAAAGGGAATTATTAAAGGCCCAATCAATAGTTAAGAGCGCTGAGCTTGATTATTACCAGTTCAACAGTGCTGCAAGTACATTTAAGAATATTAACTTAAAAGAAATCCAAAACTACTCTAAAGCTGAATTTAGGGCCGTTTTACTAGCTTCTGTGCCGGGAAAGTTGAAATATCGCTTAGGGCGCTATTTAAAAATGACAATGGAGCTAAGTGAGAAGTATCAGGTAGATCCTTTTTGGGTCATCAGTGTTATGTGGACAGAGAGCCACTTTAATTTTAAGGCCACTAGTTCTGTTTCTGCTACTGGTTTAATGCAGATCATGCCAGCTACTGGAGAGTTCCTAATGAAACTCTTAGAGCATCCGGATGCGCAAGAGCTTGTCTATGAAAAAATCCGTGACCCTAAATTAAATATTGAAATGGGTGTTTTCTATTTAAAGCGTTTATTACGTATCTTTAAAGGAAACCACAAACTTGCAACAGTTGCCTATAATATGGGACCTGGTGGCGTTTTTAGAAGATTGCGCTTAAAGCTTCCAGTTGGTGTAAGAAACCTCTACCTGGACAAAGTAAGAAGACACTATTCATTGATCTCTAAAAACTTCATTAAACTTAATAAACGAATAAATGCAGAGTTAAAGAACACACTTGTTATTAAATTTCCAAATAATGGCTATCTCTATACTCAATATAATGAATTGGATGAAGTCTTTCAATTTCTTGAAACACCACGCTTTGGTGCTCGCTTAGCAAATAACTTTCTGCGTAATTCAAATAAATCACTCTAATACCTCACATAGCGTCTAGGATTGATTCGACAAATTTGGTAAATTATTCACCCATTACGTCATAAATTTTCAATTTCAAGGAAGTATATACAAATGTCTTTATCAAAAGTCATAGCCATTGATGGACCTAGTGGCAGTGGAAAATCAACAATAGCGAAAGAATTGGCCCAATCCCTTGGAGTTCTTTATATAGACACGGGCGCAATGTTTCGTTCATTGGCCTATATGTGTGAGCAAAGAAGTATTGCAATGACCTCTGGCCCTTCCATGGAAAACTTCTTAAAAACTATTAAACTAGAGTATGGAAAATCTAGTGAATGCCTAATATGCGTTGATGGTGAGAACTTAACGACTAAAATTCGTGAGCATAGTGTCTCTAAACTGGCGTCTATCATTTCACAAATACCTGAAGTTCGTAGTTATCTTTTAAACTTTCAAAGGGAGCTGGCCTCTAAAGTTGTTTGCGTAATGGAAGGACGAGATATTGGAACAGTTGTCTTTCCTGATGCTTTTTGTAAATTCTTTGTTACGGCCTCCGTTGAAGTTAGATCTCAAAGACGTTTAGACCAGCTCATTGAGGGAGGAGATAATGAAATGTCTCTTGACCAGGTAATGGCAGATGTTAAAAAGCGTGATGCTAGTGACATGAATCGAGAAGTAGCACCATTGAAAAAAGCAAGCGATGCTATTTTAGTTGATACAAGTGAAATGAATCAGGCCGAAGTTTTAAAAGAGCTGGAAGGTGGTATTCGCAGTAAGGCCAAGGAAATCGGTATTAATCTGTGAAGATTCTCATAAATAGAACTGATGCTATTGGTGATACAATTTTAACAATGCCCATAGCTGCACGCTTAAGAGAGAAGTATCCCGATGCAGATATTCGTTTTATCATCTCTCCCATAAGCGTTCCACTTTTTGAAAATCATCCAATAGTAAATAGAGTCTACTCTTACGATAAAAAGGCGAGTAGATATAAGAAGCTTCGTGCCCTAACTCAAATCTTTACAGATTTTACTCCTGATATTTATATCTTTGCAGGTGGAGATCAGTTTATTTCATTTTTTAGTTGGTTAAAGAGAGTTAAAATCCGCTCAGGACTCAAGTCTAGGTGGCAGAGCTTTCTCTTTTTAAATAAAGCGGTGAGGCAAAAGAGATCTCTCGTAACCATGCATGAAAGTGATTACAACATCAATCTTCTGCGTAGTCTACAGATTGACTATAATGCCCGTAAACGCTCAAGTTACCGACCTCAAATAAATGTTGATACAGACAAGAGGCTTGCTGAGATTGTTGAATTTAAAGATGAGTTATCAAGTAACGGTCTTGACTCTTCAAAAGAAAATATCTTTATTCACCCAGGCATGACAGGACACACTCTGAATTGGTCTTCTCGAAATTATGGTCGCCTCATCGATAAAATGGAAAGAACATATCCTGATAAGTATAATTGGATAATTTCACACACACCAACTGATAGTAGTTTTTTGGTGGGAATTAGAGAGCATATTAAAACCTGTAAACACTTAGATGGAAAAGTTTATTACTTTGACGGATCTATTAAAGGTTTAGGACACTATATGAGAATATTAAGCCTAGCAGCAGCATTTGTTGGGCCTAGTACAGGGACTTTACATATAGCGAATACTCTCAATATTAAGTCTGTTGGAATTTATAGTCCCATCAAAGTTCAAAGTACATTGAGATGGGGACCTTTTGATAGAGATTTATCAAAAACACGACTGGTCATTCCTGATGTTGTGTGTGGTGAGCAATTTAAATGTTCAGGAGCTTCATGCCCATATTATGAATGCATGTCAAAAATCGAAGTTCAGGATATAATGAATGAGCTTATTAGTTTATTAAATTTGGAGAAATAGTGAATTCTATTATTAGTAAAAGTAACTTTGATAAAATAGTCGCAAAATTTGATTCTTTAAATCCCATTCTCGTAATTGGAGACTTGGGACTTGATAAATATACATTCGGTGAAGTTAAAAGAATTTCACCTGAGGCCCCTGTTCCAGTACTCGAAGTTACTAAGGAGTGGACCACTTTAGGACTTGCTGCAAATATCTCTAATAACCTCTCTAGTTTAAATGTAAAGTCTACAATATGTGGAGTGGTTGGAGATGATCAAAATGCGGCTACACTGGAAGCAATTTTAGAGGAAAATAATCTCTCTACATGGGGTGTTGTTCGTTGTAGCGAAAGGCCTACTACTTTCAAAGAAAGAGTCACAACTTCTTCTCAACAAATTTGTCGTGTTGATTATGAAAAGAAAACACCTCTTGCAGCAGACACCCAAGAAAGATTGATTTCTAGAGTTGACGAATTTCTAAAAGATCATACAGCTATTATCCTAGAAGATTACGGTAAGGGGACATTGTCTAAAGAAACCATTTCTAAAATAGTAGAAATAGCTAAAGAGAAGAAGGTTCCAGTGTTGGTTGATCCTTCTAGGAGCACACCTCCTCATTTTTATAAAGGAGTAGATCTCTTAAAGCCAAATAGAGTTGAGGCCGAATTGATGGTAAGCATGTTAGGTCATCAAACCACTGATATTTTTGAGATGGCGAAAATTCTATCTACTGAACTAGAGATTGCACAAATTGTAATTACCCTCGGTGGTGAGGGGATGGCCCTTTTTACTAAAGGTGATAAGGAACTTAAGGTTATTCCTACGGTTGCCAATGAGGTTTTTGACGTATCTGGAGCTGGTGACACAGCAATCTCTTTACTTGCGATTTCTTTACTCGCGGGAGCCTCTCTCGAGGAAGCGTGTTGGATAGGAAATTGTGGCTCTGGTGTTGTTGTCGCTAAAAAAGGAACAGCTACCGTGAATGTGAAGGAGCTCACTGACTTTTACGATCAAATCTCTTTAAAATTTAAATAATATAATAATCACACTCTAGATAAAGTTATTTAGAGTGTTTGATTTATTTACAAATTTATCTCAAATTGCTTAACTTTCATTCATTTTGTTAATATTAAATTTCTTTAGAAAATCTTTAAACCTCTGCATTTCCTAGAATCCCTCGTAAAAACTTTTTACAGGGCCTCACTGGCACGAATAAATTTGTGCGATTTTTCTTTGAAAGGTTTTGATGCGATGCTATATTGGTCTTACGTAAAGATCTTTTCTTAAACCTTTAATGGAGGTTCATTGGGACCATAGTCTTATTAAGAACTACATTCATAATTTTTCAGTTGCTATGGAATTACAATCTTGTGTCATAGATATTTAGGCCACCAGAAATCTGGTAAGAGATATTGTAACTGGTAACTGGCTTCGGCCCTTGTGCCGTCAAAATTCGTTAGTCCAGCGGGAGAGTCAACTCCCGCTTTTTTATTTGCCCACTTCGTCTTGAAAATTTCATCCTCATATGACAAAATGCGACGTTAAAATACGTTAGATCTGTCACTTAAGGAAGTTGTCAAATGATTAATAAATTAGATGCGTTATATACTGAGTTCAAAACAAAGATTGAAACTCTTTCAACACAACCAGATGTCCTCAACTTAAAGTCTGAATACCTAGGAAAGAAGGGACTTGTTTCTGACGTTCTTAAGTCTCTCAAAGACGCAACTGTTGAGCAGAGAAAAGAGATCGGTCCTAAGGCCAATGCTATTAAGGATCAAATGACTAAGGATGTGGTTAGTAAACTAAGTGATCTTGAACTCGCTGAGATCAACGAAAAATTGGCCAATAATCGTATCGATATTACACTTACAGATGATGTTAAAAATACGAATACACACTCTGGTGGATTTCATCCTAGAACGTTAATTCAAAGAGAGATCGAAGATATCTTCCTCTCCATGGGGTTTGATATTTTAGACGGTCCACATATCGAAGATGAGTTTCATAATTTTGAAGCTTTAAATATACCGGGAGACCATCCGGCCCGCGATATGCAAGATACTTTCTGGTTTCATAATCCGCACGAAGAATCTGAGCAAAAAAAGCACCTTCTAAGAACCCACACATCTACAATACAAGTACGTGGTATGCAGTCTCGTAAGCCACCTTTTAAATTTATTGCACCTGGAACTGTTTTTAGATGTGAAAGAACTGATGCTTCTCATGAGATGGTTTTTAATCAGCTTGAGGGGATGATGGTTGGTGAGGATATTTCTGTAAGTCACTTGATCTACTTCATGAAAACAATCTTAAAAGAAATCTTTAAAAAAGAAGTTGAAGTTCGTCTACGTCCTGGATTCTTTCCATTTGTAGAGCCTGGATTTGAGCTAGATATTAAGTGCTTAATTTGTAACGCTAAAGGTTGCTCTGTCTGTAAGCAAGTTGGATGGGTTGAATTACTACCTTGTGGGATGGTTCACCCGAATGTTTTAAAGGCCGGAGGGATTGATCCTGAGAAATATAATGGTTTTGCCTTTGGATTAGGTCTTGATCGCCTCGTTATGATGAAGTACGGAATAGACGATATAAGACACCTACAAAGTGGTGATTTAAGATTTAATACTCAATTTAGAACGTTTTAATTAAAGGAAATATATATATGTTAATCAGTATTGATTGGATTAAAGAATTTGTCGATCTACCAAGTGAGCTTACTCCTAAGGAAATTGGTATTAAGTTTACTCTTGGTACGGCCGAAGTCGAAGATGTTCTTACTGTTGGAGATCATCTTACAAAAATTAGAGTGGCACAGATCACAAGTATAGAAAGTCACCCCGAAGCAGATAAATTAAACCTCGTTACATTTGATTTTGGGGGGAAAGAGAGTAAGCAAGTTGTATGTGGTGCTGGCAATGTTAAAGTAGGTCTTAAAACTGCCTATGCTCCTCTTGGTATTACTCTGCCTAATGGACTAACTTTAGAGCCTAAAAAAATTCGTGGAATTCTTTCTGAAGGAATGCTCTGCTCTGAAGAAGAGCTAGGGTTTGCTCAAGAATCTGCAGGTATTGTCGAGTTACCAAGTGATGCTCCTATTGGGCAGACTATGCTTGAGTACTATAATGAAACGCAAGATATTCTCTTAGACGTTGATAATAAATCCCTTACTCATAGACCTGACCTTTGGGGTCACTATGGTCTTGCTAGAGAATTTGGGGCCGTCTTTGAAAAGGAACTTCGTAATCCGTTTAGCGATGAATGGGCAAGTAATCTAAAAAAGAAATTCACTGATGGGCCTTCTCCTATTAAACCTGTTCTTGAGGGTCCTAGCTCATGCCTTGGATACTTTGGCTTAAGTTTAGATGGTGTGACTGTTGGTGAATCTCCAAAATGGCTTAAAACAAGACTTACTGCAGTTGGACTTAGACCAATTAACAATATTGTGGATATTTCAAACTACGTCATGCTTGAGCTTGGTATTCCTCTTCATATTTTTGATAGAGATTTGATAAGCAATAATAAAATAACAATCAAAGAATTAGGAACAACTGAAAAGTTCACAACTTTAGATGAAATTGAAAGAGATCTTATCGCTAGTGACACTGTTATATGCGATAGTGATAAACCTCTTGTCCTTGCAGGAATAATGGGTGGTCTAAATAGTGGTGTAAATGAAAGTACTAAAAATATTTTCATCGAAGTTGCTAACTGGAAGGCCGCAAGTGTTCGCTCTACTTCCACTAGACTT belongs to Halobacteriovorax sp. HLS and includes:
- a CDS encoding thioredoxin domain-containing protein — its product is MTQDANYNRLKSEKSAYLLQHKDNPVHWFAYGPEAIQRAKDENKPIFLSVGYSTCHWCHVMAAESFSDQESADYLNENYICIKVDKEEFPDIDSYYQQACHLFTQSGGWPLSAFLLPDMRPFFAGTYFPKSSDHGQTSFGELIRELNRAFTEEQEQVQANAANVTETIEKGLIPKDKVEFHGHYPPPAAIMDAVKQFEDSEFGGYGQAPKFPQFAFYEWAIEQMLEGMIQKEQGEHIIKSLERMLMGGVYDHTKGGVHRYSTDEKWLVPHFEKMIYDQAGLLRLLSKASIIYPSPLIFDGLIQTLEYLESEMLGEKAHFLTAQDADSDGVEGLYHTFTIEEFEDAIKNYDSEEETLLDQIDTIKEWFGITKEGNFDKGLNVISLDYEKRADFFTQEGWNTVRKVKKALLNERKQRIPPLTDNKGVASWNFLIVSALVDVMQYCQIDVIRQGASKLFNTALEGLYNNFLIAKDNEGMKIKHTTTREQSLPYLEDYVFFAECQLRVYEVTGNPVFKQNFADTMTFILKEFVDGNKVRTRALSTNDFELYPNQSISSMDQSYKSSASTLVALCRRAAVLFKDTDYLDQIKDVMEDFTHESLKNPLSCGEALRGLTYPDAAYRVVKLPHAWLENPQFINFMPYFLSRFVLDYSTEVGDKWEICTLTECELTGEGLEKFIETLRPSAQDEE
- a CDS encoding lytic transglycosylase domain-containing protein, producing the protein MKNLVLKGRLGLSSIPSSMLKLLQSSEARAAVRYFNTIAIFMVVGLIFSNELSSRPKRELLKAQSIVKSAELDYYQFNSAASTFKNINLKEIQNYSKAEFRAVLLASVPGKLKYRLGRYLKMTMELSEKYQVDPFWVISVMWTESHFNFKATSSVSATGLMQIMPATGEFLMKLLEHPDAQELVYEKIRDPKLNIEMGVFYLKRLLRIFKGNHKLATVAYNMGPGGVFRRLRLKLPVGVRNLYLDKVRRHYSLISKNFIKLNKRINAELKNTLVIKFPNNGYLYTQYNELDEVFQFLETPRFGARLANNFLRNSNKSL
- the cmk gene encoding (d)CMP kinase, whose product is MSLSKVIAIDGPSGSGKSTIAKELAQSLGVLYIDTGAMFRSLAYMCEQRSIAMTSGPSMENFLKTIKLEYGKSSECLICVDGENLTTKIREHSVSKLASIISQIPEVRSYLLNFQRELASKVVCVMEGRDIGTVVFPDAFCKFFVTASVEVRSQRRLDQLIEGGDNEMSLDQVMADVKKRDASDMNREVAPLKKASDAILVDTSEMNQAEVLKELEGGIRSKAKEIGINL
- a CDS encoding glycosyltransferase family 9 protein, translated to MKILINRTDAIGDTILTMPIAARLREKYPDADIRFIISPISVPLFENHPIVNRVYSYDKKASRYKKLRALTQIFTDFTPDIYIFAGGDQFISFFSWLKRVKIRSGLKSRWQSFLFLNKAVRQKRSLVTMHESDYNINLLRSLQIDYNARKRSSYRPQINVDTDKRLAEIVEFKDELSSNGLDSSKENIFIHPGMTGHTLNWSSRNYGRLIDKMERTYPDKYNWIISHTPTDSSFLVGIREHIKTCKHLDGKVYYFDGSIKGLGHYMRILSLAAAFVGPSTGTLHIANTLNIKSVGIYSPIKVQSTLRWGPFDRDLSKTRLVIPDVVCGEQFKCSGASCPYYECMSKIEVQDIMNELISLLNLEK
- the rfaE1 gene encoding D-glycero-beta-D-manno-heptose-7-phosphate kinase; the encoded protein is MNSIISKSNFDKIVAKFDSLNPILVIGDLGLDKYTFGEVKRISPEAPVPVLEVTKEWTTLGLAANISNNLSSLNVKSTICGVVGDDQNAATLEAILEENNLSTWGVVRCSERPTTFKERVTTSSQQICRVDYEKKTPLAADTQERLISRVDEFLKDHTAIILEDYGKGTLSKETISKIVEIAKEKKVPVLVDPSRSTPPHFYKGVDLLKPNRVEAELMVSMLGHQTTDIFEMAKILSTELEIAQIVITLGGEGMALFTKGDKELKVIPTVANEVFDVSGAGDTAISLLAISLLAGASLEEACWIGNCGSGVVVAKKGTATVNVKELTDFYDQISLKFK
- the pheS gene encoding phenylalanine--tRNA ligase subunit alpha: MINKLDALYTEFKTKIETLSTQPDVLNLKSEYLGKKGLVSDVLKSLKDATVEQRKEIGPKANAIKDQMTKDVVSKLSDLELAEINEKLANNRIDITLTDDVKNTNTHSGGFHPRTLIQREIEDIFLSMGFDILDGPHIEDEFHNFEALNIPGDHPARDMQDTFWFHNPHEESEQKKHLLRTHTSTIQVRGMQSRKPPFKFIAPGTVFRCERTDASHEMVFNQLEGMMVGEDISVSHLIYFMKTILKEIFKKEVEVRLRPGFFPFVEPGFELDIKCLICNAKGCSVCKQVGWVELLPCGMVHPNVLKAGGIDPEKYNGFAFGLGLDRLVMMKYGIDDIRHLQSGDLRFNTQFRTF